The Oryza brachyantha chromosome 7, ObraRS2, whole genome shotgun sequence genomic interval AGCTATGTACACATCCTAAACTACTCGGAAGTTGCCTCTAGAAGAATAATCTATGTGGAGCAACGCAAAAACACAGCAGCCACACAGCTTAGCCTTGGTCTTCAGAAGTACCCCGAGTATGCTTGCTAAGCATTGATAATTCCGTTCAGGTTAATTAGAGTCAGGCTTGTCGATCACCAATGGTTACCTGCACACATATAGTCATATAGATACCAAGATGACAGCGATCATTACGTTGATGATCAAGTGCATCTCACGATTGCAAAAGCAGAGTACTGATCTTGCATAGAATCATTTAATTTACCTCTGAGTAATGCAGCCCTCCGACGTTTAATCAGCTCAGAAATATATGAACCTGTATAAGTTGTACCATTCGAGAGTGTCTTATGCACAGTACGTTCCACTATCTGTTTAGCAATAAACAGGAGAACACTGAAGTAAAACAAAAGGGACCAGCTGGTTGTACTATAACTTAACTAGTACGATCAAACAGTTATTCTCAACAATAttgtacaaaaaaaaagaaaatagagaataatTAAACTAGTTTAGTCAACTATGTGCACAACATTTTATTTGGAATTTATACAagttagattttaaaaaaacttaggaTCATAAAGGCGTAGTGTTTCATGTTTCTACCAGCTacttttgacaaaaaaaaagagagattatTGTTTACAAGAATGCATAGAAAGGTTAGCAGAACAAAATTCAAAAGGATGGCATTAGAATATATGAACCAAAAAAGGTGTACCTCGTCTCCGTCAATTCGTGTTGCTTCTGTAAAATCTTCTGCcaattttttcatctttttattgAAGACATGGCGAAGTGCATGCAAATCACGGGTGATTTCATCTTTGAAAGTACCCTCGGGGAGCTTATCCACGGTATCTTGGACAAGGATATGTGTTATTGACCCTAAACATCCGAGAGCATCCAGAAAGGTGAGAatactttccttttttcccctatTATGATATGCATCCTTGGATGCCTCACAAAAGATAGCTGCGTACGTCCTCACCATCTACATTTTAGAGAGGATCAGTATGTCCATTGCAATTAAAGAGTGCAACAGAAAAAAACTTTAGAACTTACCTGATCCGTTGTACATTGAGAAATTTCGGATCTGCCAAGCCCAAATGCCGCAACATCCTATAATGTTTCAATACAATCGTTGCATTATATTAGAAACATCGACTATATAAACTCCATCctgtttttatgtttgacgccattgaagatatacatttaattatttgtcttattcaattttttaggcgaaaaagcaaaaatataaatcatacttgATGTTCTTAagtgataaaacaaattacaagagaaaacaaataataattatgtatttttttaataaaacaaatggtggttaaatatgaaaaaccGGAGTGCGTACTACGTATAACAAATGGAAAATGTAGATATGACAACATAATTTACCATGACCTCTGAAGCTAAATCTAGAGCCAATATTGCTTGTCTGCAAACCGTGAAGGCAACCGCCTTCACATTTGAATTCTGTCATATCACCAAATGAATAGAGATCTCAGTCACAGGAGAATTAGCAAACCCCATTAACGAAAGAGTAAACTTCACATAAACTCCCAAAACTTTGGTCAGTTACTGCGAATACATATCAATTGTAGCTTGATTATTGTGAGTTTCTTTGATTATAAGCTTTTCCCAACTGCTTCACAAACagagtatatataaacagGACTAACCAGAACGTTGGAACGGGAAGAATACAGCTTCCGCTCGATGACTGATATTTGGCTCTTCTCCTTCAGAAACATATCGGCGGGTGTGCGCTTTAAAGGAAAATTAGAGGCAATTAGGAACGACAAATGAAAGTTTGCTAATAATCACTGACTcgccttagagcaagtatatggggtctttgttttttgaaaaaaacttcTGAACttattgtaatttttaaactcatacAGCTGATGATTGACAACATGGCATCATAAGTTAGGAACTTATGGTCCAACATAATAGGTTACTTTGATAAATGAGGTCACAAGATTTTGTAATTTGAGGCCTTACAAATCTGGTTTAGACGATGAAATTGTTAAAAACTTTTGGCTCTGATATCATGTAAAGTTGCATGTACCGATCAGTTACACTCAAAAGCTTAAACTGATAAAAAAAGACACGTAATTCACTTTTTACATTCCAGTAGAAATTAAACATGGACAAACGCCAAAACAgctatcatatatatatatatatatatatatatatatatatatatatatatatatatatatatataaaacatcaacCAGATTAAGTACATGTACGACTGCTAtctatttgatatatagaGACAGCTAAATAGACAACTTATACAATATGTTATCTATTTAGCTATGTAtaacatatttaatactttattttttatgttttgtattaGTTACATACCACCAATGCATGAAGTATTTCTCTAAAAAAGGTTACGTATAAGGAACATGTGTCCAAACAGTACACGAACGAAGAGATGGTGATCTAGTTTTTTTGAGTTAATGATGTTACGTAGGATGTCTAACTTAACGTGAACGTATACGGAGGTGGTTGTCTCGGTACTGTACATGCCCTATACTCTGAGATCAAGACTTACCAGACCCAAGGCGGCTCTGAATTCCTCTTGGAATTTGTGTATCATCTTATGGATGCTTGCAGCTACATCCTGATTGATGAAGCAAAAAGCAATATCATtagcaccaaaaaaaatactaacatataaatagatgCGCGATAAGCCTCTGAAGAGATGACGACGCTGGGTAGCATAGCATTTAGCAtacctcgtcgccggcgttgtcgtcctcgtgctcccgccccGGCTCCGGCTGCGAAGGGCTCTTCAGACAACGGGACCGGAACCGTATCCtcctcaccggcgccggcaagGTGCGGCCGTGGCGGCTGGCCAGAGGAAGGAAGGACGGGGTGCCTGCGCGCGGCGACAACGACGTCGACGCGGCGCCCACGGCGAGGTGGGGCGGCGACCAGGCTGGGCGGACCGCCGCCATGTGTACCTACCAGAGATTCGCGGAGGACAGGAACGGGCGACCGCGAGCTGCTTAATGAATCTCTCGGTTTATGTTCTGTTCGTATGGCCCACGATTAGTTGTTTACATCTACAACAAGTAAAAGGCATAATTACTGCCCTTATCAAGAGACCAGCACCCAAACGAGGAATTGAAGGGACGCCGTCTCCGCGGCCAGATTGCCTGGACTCATCCAGCTCAAATCATCCGAATCAGCGGCACGCATGAGGGAGGAGGAATTTGCTGTTCGTTTATTTTCAtcccttattttatttatcggtaaaaaaaaatctagtaccgaattaaaaaaaatagaaaaggtcATTCTACAGTAGTGACATCGGATATAGGATTATTTTAGAGAAGCCCTTGGATCCATGGTCATTTTAACGAAGCTACTCAGTTTGGTGGCTGAAATAGCAAATTCCTCCtgtgggaggaggagatggaagGAGAAACACGACCCATCTGGCGCGTATTGGTGGAGACCACGGTTTTACTTATCGTTTCATATGTTGAAATCTGCACCAACAAAACCACGAGTATTGATGATAATCCTGTGGAAACTGTAtcaatttgaattcaatttttttaaataaagtcACCATGGTTTTGGGGTCAAACCGTGCGGTATGTACTGATTATCCCAGCAATTTTGGTGGAAGCGATAATGTCGCACCTAgaaatttatacaaatttccaaacaatagtatgtattaaatctcggtccaagaATTAgtccgagtacacactataacaaattaaatgcaCAAGTCcataacttaaaaataaataaaaataattatctatcaaaatacagcggaaaaagaaacaaactaaaactcTAGCTAATCTTTAGCTTGGTGAtcacggctccacaccacaggcactctcgacgacggactgaacctcactttaaTCTTGGGAACAACATTTTGACttaggctctggcacttgctttggtgggaaaaaattaagactAAATACAAACCGCCGTACTCAATAaataacacccaagagagagaaataatgaatgcaatagggtatcaaggataggctaaggttaattACACAAAAACGGTAGTAATtagcaaaatagtaaataaaatagactgaaataaaagtaaagtaaacatttaaaataatcatccactgttcaatgttacaccacattgtaACAAGCCTAAACCATTGTTtagcgttacaccacaatgCAATAGGATCAACCCTCTGTTCAACGTCACACCACATTGTGATAAACCCAAACCattgccaacgttacaccacattgcgcagggtcaaaccaattccaagttcatcaagttattaaaggttcaattAATCCCAGCGAATCTGTTAGTTCGCCCCATTACCGCGGGCACGacaatttgaatatttttactCTGATCATAGGTGTACAACTTTGCCCACAAGACATGGTTCCCAAGCATGTTAGCATGCCCCAacatatcaccacgataccacaGTACAGAAGCCAtgatgtcacgcccggagttttatcccaagcctaaaattgtaaaaagaaattcgtaaatgacaattggcttaattaactcaggaaaaatccctctaaaagaaattaattcaattaaatcgaggctcgcaaatcgactaactggatttaaattcaaattgcagaagtaaaatttggccaaacaatttaatttaaaacacggcaaaaatggggttttccttttttcctcctttttcctttctttttcccttccttctcaaattgggccgaagtccaattttcctccccttccttttctttttcctttttcttcttcctctcctccttcccgggccagcccagccgagccagcccaacTCCCCGCTCAGccggcctccggcctcctccgcccgcgcgcgctcctccctccgcctgggccgccgctcggcccagctcgccgcaccgcgcccgcgccgcggtgaagtccgcctcgcctccctcctccctcgcgccactgacaggtgggcccacctgtcagcgaccgaaaccccgcctccgcgccag includes:
- the LOC102702485 gene encoding uncharacterized protein LOC102702485 isoform X2, whose protein sequence is MAAVRPAWSPPHLAVGAASTSLSPRAGTPSFLPLASRHGRTLPAPVRRIRFRSRCLKSPSQPEPGREHEDDNAGDEDVAASIHKMIHKFQEEFRAALGLRTPADMFLKEKSQISVIERKLYSSRSNVLNSNVKAVAFTVCRQAILALDLASEVMDVAAFGLGRSEISQCTTDQMVRTYAAIFCEASKDAYHNRGKKESILTFLDALGCLGSITHILVQDTVDKLPEGTFKDEITRDLHALRHVFNKKMKKLAEDFTEATRIDGDEVHIFLS
- the LOC102702485 gene encoding uncharacterized protein LOC102702485 isoform X1, coding for MAAVRPAWSPPHLAVGAASTSLSPRAGTPSFLPLASRHGRTLPAPVRRIRFRSRCLKSPSQPEPGREHEDDNAGDEDVAASIHKMIHKFQEEFRAALGLRTPADMFLKEKSQISVIERKLYSSRSNVLNSNVKAVAFTVCRQAILALDLASEVMDVAAFGLGRSEISQCTTDQMVRTYAAIFCEASKDAYHNRGKKESILTFLDALGCLGSITHILVQDTVDKLPEGTFKDEITRDLHALRHVFNKKMKKLAEDFTEATRIDGDEIVERTVHKTLSNGTTYTGSYISELIKRRRAALLRGNHW